The genomic stretch TTACtgtatagttatttattatacttcTGGATTATTTAATCTAGACATGTGTACTAATGATATTTGTTGTTGGATTATAGAGGTGTGGTTGATAATGGTGATAAGAATAGAGAGAACAAGCAAGAGCATTGTACATTGGCTGGTGGGAATGTTCAAGGGTTGGGGATGGGGTTGCCCGATTTGAAGAGCAAGAAAAAGGGTAAACAAAAGGTACCACCACCGAAGCAAGAATCACACGTTACAGAGGCACTTGATCAGCTGAGGGAGCAAACTAGGGAGGCGGTGAAAGGGTTGGAATCGGTGTCTGGGCCTCGACCACCGATAGCTGGAGATGGCTTTGGTGGAGAGCCAATGATAGAAGATTGGGTCAAGCAGTTTGAGGAGCTTGCAGGCACACAGGTTAGTGTGGCTTGTTAAATTTGATGCAGTTTATGGTTTTTAGCTGATGGTCTTTGCTGTTTGTAAGTGGAGTTATAAATTTTGGTTCTGTTTAGTGAGAATTCTCAAGGAAGTTGAGTTTGGCTGCTGATAGTTTCTTGAGAAAGAAAGAGCAGTTTGTCCTTCTCTGCAGTTCCCTTGCAACTAAGAACATTTTTATCATTAAAATCGGATAAGTATATGCTTACGTACATGATTTGAAGTCCTAGTTGCATGCTGTGTGACATGGTCTTTTGTCCGTAAGGTCAATGGATGGAATTGACCAAGGTGTTTAGTTGTGTAACTCTTACCTCTAAGATGCATAAGCAAATTCATGAGTCTTGAAGCCAATTAAATGGATAATTTTAGCCTTGTGTACTTGTTATCCTTGTTGTGTTGCGAAAGATTATGTAGGAGTAGGAAGGATCTTGTGATGTTCCTTCTCCCATCAATTAATGAATTTTATCATTGACTTATTTGAACATTATGGATTAAACCCCAGCCAACTAAAGAGTTTAGTTTGGATGGCAATTCTTGTTATTCTGTCATGTGTCATGCTATTACAATAATGATACGAACACGATAAAGACCATGTTCTTGTCGACACTACAATATAAAATATacagtactccatccgtcccaactaagttgagtcgtattcctttttgggatgtcccaactaagttgagccatttccttttttgacaaaaaataaaacatccaatcactcttattttattccatcacctacttttttgtttttaattatcTTCTTATTAATGTTTTACTTAATGTAGAACTGGTGATAAACATGACTTTTGGACTTGTGGTTCCAGGATATGGAGTCAATTGTAGAAACCATGATGCAACAGCTCCTGTCCAAGGAAATCCTTTATGAACCTATGAAAGAAATTGGTGAACGCTATCCAACATGGTTGGAAGAGAATAAAGCTAAACTCACAGATGAAGAGTACACTCGATATTCTAATCAACACCAGTTTATAAAAGATCTGAATCAGGTGTATGAAGCCGAGCCTGAAAACTTCAACAAGATTGTTGAGCTTATGCAGAAAATGCAAGAGTGTGGTCAACCACCGAATGATATTGTGCAAGAGCTTGCCCCAGACTTTGATCTATCAAATCTCGGACAATTGTAagtatatactagtataaatttTCCTGTTTATTTTTAGCCTTAGAGGAATGCATTAGTTTGGTGTAGCATATCAAGAACATACATTTTCGCAGACCAGCTATATTAATCATTTAACTTGAATCAGAGAAATTGCATTTCCACACCAATCATGCAGTAGTTTGAGGAGTATTCTAGCTCTAGTTTTGTGAAAAAATGTTGAACTGAAGGCACAAATATTTGGTATACACAAAAGCTTAATACAGTGTTGGAGATCCAAGAATATGTGTTCCTCAATGAACTTCTACTGCAAATAGGTCTTCACAGCTGTGATCAATCCTTAAAGAGATAAAGAGCTTATTATTAGTCCAATTCCTTCCGTTGATTTAGCTAGCGGATAGCAGCATGATTGCAGATGAATCTATTTCCTAATTCCCTAGACATGATACTAAGTTAAGCTTTGCTTCATGTGAGTTGCCTGGCTTTTGGCTCGTTTCATTTGCTTCACCTGCAGTATcatatgtttcttgattttggtTAGGCGAATAGCTGATTGAGTTGTTGTTTTTGGTGCTGCAGGTCTCCCGAAATGTTTGAGTCTCAACAGAATTGTAGTATTATGTGAGCGAAGATACTGGCCCTGGGTCCTGATAATTTGCAAGTTATAAAATATGTGGGCCTCACTTGTTAACTATCTTTGTTTTAAATCCTGTTCTTTTGCATTAGGTTAATAATCTACACCATTCCTAAGGTTTTTCAAGCAGTTTGTAACGGTTTTGTTTGTATATGCTGCTCATTGCACAATTTGCTCTCAATTGTCTCATTAAGAAAAAGTTTTATAATTGATTTGACTGGTTGAATTAAAGGGTGTGGAAAGTTATTCAAAATTTGGTCAACAGTACTGATAGAAAAGGTTTATTGCGAACTGAGTTACTTAAAACTTTCAAATCAAAAAACCACATTGGTGTTCATAAGGGCATCATTAACTCCGGTCCGATTTTAGGCCCAAGTTTCCTCTatgtcatcattcctctacagttgcggctcaggccccaactgctctaaccctgctgGCCACAACCCAGGCCGCAATTAATAATTGACGCTATTAAACATATTtgactcgtaaatgcaatacgttgaacaataAAAATCGGGAAATTGCATTGTTCAgtagaaattaacattacaaatcctagagaaagcaaattaaaaatacaagtcATAGAAACCCGAGCCAcaactactacttcttcatttgggcgcgaaggtaggcgatcatctcacggtgcaactcgagatCGAACTCCGACATCATCGAGGTATCCCTtgatgtcaactccgtcagctggctcatccgccatgtaatactcatctccgacaaagagtcggacatcttatccagagacggattgatcggcggtggcaccatagcggagttgctcgcagttgccttcccctttgctttcctctttgccgcctttgttcccatcgggcggctctgaatgctaggagaggagcCGAAGACGTCGCtgtccgtcacgttgaggtcgatcgccgggcctccttcgctcgaagagtagtttccggaggcggaaactttggttctcttcgccgccccagTTGCCGTCAGTTCGGCACTgctggtgtacttcgggctcttctcgacgagcttccaaacgtcgaagtacttgaaggccTTCTTCCCTTCAGCGAAGAACGCctccttcgccttctcgacgaggtcTGCCTCGCTGTGCCCTCTCGGCCACATCTGGAttacgttggcccactttccattccacttgctcatatccgcctggacctgaccccaatgcttgcgcagcttcacgtagctacgctcgatcgaCCCTTTAGGACGCCCAACGTTATACTTCTCagcaatccgctcccagaaAACCTTATCGgactgctggttgccgatgataggatcctcggcgacgtcgacgtagttcctcgcaagccacattgtctcttgcggactgtacttcttcggcccatcctcctcgcCGACAATGCCCTTCCCCCGCCCTTGAGCAGGCTCCATCTCACTGATCTCGAACTCTTCGGTGTTGACCGGCGATGTTACGTcgacgttgctaccgactcACGGACTAGGCGCCGGCTGCGATAGTGGCGATGccggtatgtaccaattgttcgagttgacgaactcgtCCATCTGACGTTCATCGttgttgaaccaatccattgacGCCGAAACAAAGGGTATAATAGAGGATTGAAATGGATAATGCACGTAAGAATGATCCACAATAgtctcgtatttatagacacaaaattgagaaaaaaattaatttttggggacttgcggcccggcccgaagagcatgtaacgctgggccgggactcgcgggATGCGGCCCGTGCCTGATTAACGCCGGCCATGCCGGGCTGCGGGACCGTCACCGAGCCGCAAATGTGGCCCCaggaccggcctgggccgtgactctccTCCATCCAACGCGTGGGACGGGCAGGGACTCGCGTTTTGCGGCCCGGCCTCCCCCGCTAACGATGCTCTAAAGCTTCTTCCCTCTTCCAAGAGTGTATAGTTTTTACCATTtattaaaacacaaaatttacCATACATGACCCACTTAAAATTTACTAGacaagggagtattattttgtccAATAATGTAAAAGATTTCGATTTTAGACCAAGTCTAATGTGGcaacattagagcatccgcagcggtgcttacgtccgtgccagcgacgCAGCACACGTGTCAGCGAGCAGCACACGTGTCAATGCCTGATTGGCCAATGGCAATGTCGTtggaattttcattttttttaaaaaaatcaaattttaatttaaaaaatctgattaaaaattaaaaaaaatatattttcccactttccaaaaaattatatccgttttctccccacttttaatctatttttcaatttttcccccaaaattcacattttcatctataaataccatcacttccacacaaaaaatttcacaccacattacacaattctcatctaaattctctaatttccattcttacaattctcaatctttctttcactcttacaacaaaaaaatgtccggctctgACGATCACTCCTCCGACTCctgcggttggaaccacgaatggttcagctcgcaaccatttcctagCCCATTGGCGCAGTTGGTCATGGGGGCGGATATGGcgccatcctggaggtcttgagttcgactcctggatggcgcgactttgggattaatttccctgtgggcctattcaaggttgtttccttggggcttggcaagctATTGAGCCTGGACGCGTCTGAGGGTGGCGGGTTGTCAACGGGGCTGAACTCGTCGGAGAGAGGCTAGTCTACGAGCCGGACATTGGCTAGTTCACGGGCCGAACCCGTCGGAGGGAAGCTAAGTATTCGAGCCACGAGGGGCTGTGTTGGGCTAGTTCGCTTGccgaatgtatctcgaactcctatGTATGATAGAAAAaaaaccatttcctagtccgaaaATGGAATTTTCAGCCCCTCCTCAAATCCAAAGTTCGCAAGCTCCGGGTAGCTAtaggccttacccggtggacgacaaagatgcccccgatgggcaatacgggtgggcacccgaaccacccgtacctagagcgggagggagcggcctctctcaaactcctcatctttctactcgtggtgtccgcaccccgtacactccgggggggatggatcaattattcaaagcgtttttgtctatctccaaagatccggagattggcacgaaccaatccggggaccatttttggtggcgcatctatCGCCTGTACAATcaaaaccggccggctggaacaatcgagcgcaacgagagtatggtgcgcaatgccatatacagagccaacgaagaaatccaaacgtttcaggggtattacctccaggaagagcggtcggtgGGGAGCGgcagaagcgaggtcgacatcatcagtgccgcgttggcgacctaccaatcccaacactacaaaccgttcaagtacctcaatgtttggcagaaggtgcgtgtgcatccgaagtataggggaggcgtatcatcctcctctagctcctccagcaaacggtcgaggtcggtatccttatccgacgccggctccgatgaggtgtccacccagctcgccggagctaacttgggtatcCCCGACGCCTGCCCGAGAAGTTCCCAacgtcggccgcaaggaaggaagaagtcgccggccaaccgccgtcgcgccgcgactccatccacCCCCgatcccgctcccgctccctttgtgcctcctcaaccccccaccaactcgttgtggggggttttggcccaactcaatttggatGATAAGTCAACTATctccccgagcaacttcgatcgcatgtggcaatgatacggggtctccaaagaacattgggggtagagccggatgaatagtcttccacgggggtatttttagcctttaattatgtaatttttattttttaggagtttaattatgtaatttttatttttaggagtttaattatgtaatttttaattattaggattttaattatgtaatttttaatttttaggattttaattatgtaatttttattttttttataatttgtaatagtattccaggtaattttaatgcattttaatattgtggaaatgtttttatttaaattgaataatagaatggtgggacacttgagcttgtccttgcgaaagagcacggatgtgggtgttgtgctcttgcctaaggatagagagtaaaagtgggtccgggcccacatccgtgctcttgccagcggcacagttgtgggcccggccccactttttctgtctgctctctggcaagagcacaacacccacagctgtgctcttcaattaaacaaaaacatttccataatgctaaaattcattaaaaaaccacaataaatattacaaattacaaataaaataaaaagaaataattaaaatcctaaaaattaaaaattatacaattaaaatactaaaaaataaaaattacataattaaatttctaaaaattaaaaattacataattattagCTAATATTACCctaggaagactactcatccggcggcactaaccccaattgtttttggagacccaatatcatggtctcgtgcgtttgaagttgcgtgggggtcatagttgacctatcggtcaTATTGAGTTGGTGTAAGAGCATCCAaagcgagttgttcgggggtggaggtggcacatagggagcgggttcgggagcgggggcagatggagtcgtgGAGCGACGGCGGTcgggccgccgccttcttccttccttgcggtcggcgtcgggaaccgcttggttcggcgttggggctacccaagttagctccggtgagttggctagccacttcttcggagccggcgtcggatagggataccgaccttgaccgtttggaggagccgctagaggaggatgttacgcctcccatatacttcgggtggaaccgcgtttcctgccaaacgttgaggtacttgaacgacttgccgttcatggattggtaggtgctcagcgcggcagtgatgatgtcgacctcgctccggtcgctcccggcattccgcgtctcctggaggaaatagccattgaacttgccaatttctccgttggctcggccgatgcagttgcgcaccatactctcgttgcgctcgatcgttcccggcggcaggtttgcattgtatcggcgagagacgcgccaccaaaagtgatcgccggattggttcgtgccaaccgccgcatcttcggagatttcgaagtacgccttgaacaatttatccatctccgccggagtgtacggtgtccGGACACCGCTACGAGTAGGAGCCgacggagtttgggagggggcggtcggcctaggctccggtgtccacccgtatcgcccttgggatgcaccttggtcgtcgatagggtatggccggtagccacccggaacggccgaatcttgggtttgaggaggggccgaatattccgtttccagactaggaaacggttgtccaccaaaccattcggggttccaaccgtgagagggagggtggtcatcgccttggccggacattgttatgttgtagggtatgagaaaatgaagatgaaaatggatatgggagaatgaagatgagaatggatattggagagtgaagatgagaattgtgtagtttgatgtgaatttttgagtgtgaaagtgggggtatttatagatgaaagtgtatatttttgggggaaaaaaaaataaaaaaataaaaaggtgtaaaaaacggtaataaacggatatattttttttggaaagtgaatttttttttaatttttatcggttttataattaaaaaccgattttaaataaaaaaaaaacatttaaaggcaacggctatgccgttgcccaattgCTCAACGCCACgtgtcctgctcgctggcacggtgctgctcgatgcatcgagcagcgccggcGAGACAccaccgtgccagcggcgcaGACGGACGCCGGCTCTTCCGcgaccgttgtggatgctctaatgagcAAGACACCAACTACAACACTCCCATAATGTACACCAGTAATGAGCTGTATTCCTACCGGGTTAACCGACCCGACAAACAACTCAAACAGATGAGAAATGTGTAATGATTATATGCTGCTAAAAAGTGAAAAGTCCaaaaaatttatacacaacTCATGCATTGTATACCCACATCCACATGCCAAACTTGTCTTAACCATGCAAAAAAGAACAAGAGAATCCAGCAGCAAAATTGACCAACTAACGAGTCAATACACAGAAACAATAACATAACTCCAAACATTGTAGTTTCCACTTGCTAATTGTATCAACAATAAAAAACTCCCCACCTCGGTATTCCCCTCCAATTTCAAAATATGCTCATTGTCCAAATCCTACCTTTTCGCTAATCgacaataaaaaaaaagctTTTCCCTATTGGATTTGGTTTCGATTGGTAGGCTAGGACGGGGATGGGGTGAAGCCCAGGTCCAAGATATGGCTAGCACTAACTCCGTTATTGTTATAATACCTACATAGCACCTTGCACTTAACGACGTTATCGTACACATAGAAACCGGGAGTGACCATGATCCGAACCATGGCGGGGACGAGCTTCCTAGCCTTGTCCCCGCCCATATCCTCCATGTACACCGGGTCAAACCCGACCCCCTTATCGACCCGGAAAATGGGCAGCCCCGGGTGTAACGAGTTAGCCAGAAGGTGCACGAGCCACACGGCCTTGGAGGCCACGAAAAAGGCCTGCAAGAGGGGTTCAGGCCAGGCCCGATTCCAGCCCAAGAGAGCCACAATGTCGCTCATCTTCCGGTCGCAGAACTTGCTGAAATCCTCACTGAAATGCCTGGTCCCTTTGTTGAGGACCTCCTCCCACGTGAGCTCCTGCAGCCGGCTGAACATGGCAAAGTTGGATTCGCAGCGGTCGATGGGGTTCAGAATCGGGCTCGGCCCGCTCTTGTGGAATCCGGCCGACTCGAAATCCTCGAAGAATGCTCTGTTCAGCAAGGCCTCCAGGTACAACACCAGCGCCCGAGGGTTCCTCGACATGGAAATCTTGATGTCGTAAGGCTGCAGAAGCATAGCGATCCGGTCGTATACTTTCGGGCCCATCTGTCGGAGCTGAAGGCCCAGGGCCCGGCCCAAGAAACGGACCGAAGTCCGCGTCTCCGAAACCGACACCAAGAAATGCTCGATCACTTTTGAGGGATCCCCCATTTTGATTTGCTTGTAATTCATCGATTTATGCTGCTGGTTGTTATTGAAATTGCAGGTTTCGAGCTCGGATTTCAAGCTGTGGCAGTAGATTTCGAGCTTGTTGAGCTTCTTCTCGAGGTCGGCCATGGAGTACTTGAGCTTGGAAGCTTCTAGAACGGCCTCGTCGCGGCGCCGGGTCGCCTGGGTGAGCTTATTGGAGAGCTCCGCCACCGCGATCTTCCAGTGCTCCTCCCGCTCAGACGACTTAGGGCTCCGCTTGAGCGCGAGAGAGGCTAAAACAGATTTGAAAATGCCGTTGGGGCTAGCCATCGAAAGCTTGCCCTCCAACGGAACAACCGACAACCTCTCCCTATTGCTAGGCCTGCACTTGTTGCACGACACGCCGCTCGCCTCGTCACTCTCCTGCCTCGCCGttttgctgctgctgcttcggCGGCTCCTCTCGGAATTCAGCGGCGTCGGGAAGTGCGTGTAATCGCTGTCTCGTTTCTCCATGTAGTCGCTGGCGGGAGTTGCTCTGTAACTCATCCTCGCCTGTGAGAATTCCTCTTCCTCGTTGCCCTCTTCAATCTGTCAAAATCAACAAATTCATAACATCGAATGCCCTAATTTAGATTAGAGATAGATAGATGGAGACTAACCGGAGTGAAGTGGGGAGGGTGATTCGGGGAGAGCGAGGCtttggaggaagaagaagatgaagtcgcCATGGATTTCATCTATCCACAGATTCTTCTTTTCTCAACAATTGTCATGTAAGACAAATCCCACCTAAATCAGCAATTAGTTTACACAACAACGATTCATGCATGGCCTATTTGTCTCTCAAATCTCAATCACTCCACAATCCTtctggagtattttttttgatTCTTGGGTGAAGAATTTTAGATTTTgttgagaaattgagattgaagaAGATTAGTGAGAATTTAATGATTTATGTTTGTATGTATCTACCCCAAACGCAACAACAGCAGGATCAGTAAATGCAGCTGGGTCATTAATGCCACGCGCCCAAACACCTTTGATGCCTCCACCTTTATTGGTGCGTCACTTACACTCGCCTCCGCTGTAAAAGTGATTGACCTTTTTTGACTGCCTTCTTTATCAAAATGATGCTTTCAATTTTCCCGGCTATTTTTGGATATTCAACagttaattttaataaattattgttaCTCCATAATCAAGCGAGCCCATCGACTGCATTGCTCATCTCGCGTCGTGTAAAGCCCGAGTCCACCTTTCTAAATGCTTTAAGTGGGTTCAGAAAGAAAGTGATAGGTGATAGGTGATAGgtgaaaatttaaaaacaaaagtaATAGTACTCCATGTTGAGTTAAGTAAAAACATCTATTttcatctcataaaaataaaaatgcgtGCAATTTTCATTTTCGGTCATTCTACAAAATAGCTTGTGCATTTCATTCTTGGAAAGTTATCAATTAAAATGTAGGTCCAACAATCAATTAACACTATTTTATCTACcattctttttatttcttttactttatcatgtTGTTGCCCCTtcctttatcttattttatcaattttatttcaattatcgtattcatttctaatatttttaagggatgaaAGTGATAATTAACAGTGAGAGCAATTTGTGGTCTGTGGAGGTAGGTAGGTCCAGTGGAGTTACATCTCCATCTACGGGGAATGGATCCATGTTGTGCTCCCACCACagcataaaatattaattaaattttacttagagcaaaatttaattaatattttaatattttattttattaataaaaaattatgctGAGAGAGCACAACACTCCCTGTGTTGCAGTGGGAGCATTGTGCTGTGGTGGGAGCATAGCGGGGGAGCCATCTCCTCCATCTACGGGGCATTAAATGCATACTCATGTTACCCGTTTTGCAAGGAATATCAATTTTGGATTTCATTTCTTCAAGTTTCTAGCTTTACCTAAAGTACAATATATACATTTTTTCCTAATTCCGTGAAATCTTTAATTTTCTTTGTCACCATCTTCCTTCTCTAAATGCGTTGTGCAAAAATGTAGTATCATAAGAGTAGTAAGTATATCATACAATTGAATATCTATTGCAAAGAATTAATCAACCGTTAAAACACATAAACTGATTAATTGTCATAACCATATAGGAGTATTTGTTCATCAAAACATAAATATGAGTACTTAGATTTATCCGTATATTAATTACAGAAAAAACACAAATTGTAAACACATTTTTTTctcatgaaaaaaataatttgatttacCGACTAATAGTATTTGGTATAAATTCAAGTGCCATGGACACGTTTCTCAGTCAGTCCATAACAACGACGtactataaattataatgaTATGAAAACAAGGAAAACTATGTGAGCTGCATTCAATGGAATGAAATGCATTGAATATACTTGTCTAAGTTAGatgcaaaattttaattttatagtatgtgTAAATTTTTTGGGGCGGAGCATTTAATGGACAATATTAATAGTATGTGTAAATACTTTTTCATAGTATGAGATAGCATTAGCGCCCATCCCAGCGGAATTCCGACGGCGTGCCAGAATTCCGCGGCGGACGTCctccattgtgcatggtatgcacggatacaGAATTCCGCCaaggacaccgcagttccgcggcgttacgCGGAATTCCATCGCGACGGgcttgcggacgtccgccattgcgttgactcccacatatgatattattgaagaagtatggcagcggatgggtcgtcgttgatgtagtttttaattattgaaatgtttttttttaaatttggtgaaatgtactttttttttatttaatggaatttttcccccctatttgtgtcgaaattttaat from Salvia splendens isolate huo1 chromosome 4, SspV2, whole genome shotgun sequence encodes the following:
- the LOC121800158 gene encoding peroxisome biogenesis protein 19-1-like — encoded protein: MADHSDDLDQLLDSALDDFQSLNLASSAQRGVVDNGDKNRENKQEHCTLAGGNVQGLGMGLPDLKSKKKGKQKVPPPKQESHVTEALDQLREQTREAVKGLESVSGPRPPIAGDGFGGEPMIEDWVKQFEELAGTQDMESIVETMMQQLLSKEILYEPMKEIGERYPTWLEENKAKLTDEEYTRYSNQHQFIKDLNQVYEAEPENFNKIVELMQKMQECGQPPNDIVQELAPDFDLSNLGQLSPEMFESQQNCSIM
- the LOC121801594 gene encoding IRK-interacting protein-like; translation: MKSMATSSSSSSKASLSPNHPPHFTPIEEGNEEEEFSQARMSYRATPASDYMEKRDSDYTHFPTPLNSERSRRSSSSKTARQESDEASGVSCNKCRPSNRERLSVVPLEGKLSMASPNGIFKSVLASLALKRSPKSSEREEHWKIAVAELSNKLTQATRRRDEAVLEASKLKYSMADLEKKLNKLEIYCHSLKSELETCNFNNNQQHKSMNYKQIKMGDPSKVIEHFLVSVSETRTSVRFLGRALGLQLRQMGPKVYDRIAMLLQPYDIKISMSRNPRALVLYLEALLNRAFFEDFESAGFHKSGPSPILNPIDRCESNFAMFSRLQELTWEEVLNKGTRHFSEDFSKFCDRKMSDIVALLGWNRAWPEPLLQAFFVASKAVWLVHLLANSLHPGLPIFRVDKGVGFDPVYMEDMGGDKARKLVPAMVRIMVTPGFYVYDNVVKCKVLCRYYNNNGVSASHILDLGFTPSPS